A single Cnuibacter physcomitrellae DNA region contains:
- a CDS encoding S8 family serine peptidase, whose translation MRVSRPALTAERREGVVVDATRTRVLQGLGAAVAVALVLIGGPLPAQAEPTASDLDGCRAIPADAAPALHAEPSALGGIDGTGVTVGIISDSFDSSSTTHSRAADDIAAGLLPGPGNPCGHEQPVELVGPQPSTGSDEGRAMAQVVHSVAPGARLMFIASPEDQDAAAFAQTIQQLADAGADVIVDDEVLFDEPAYEQSVVGRTIETLAAQGIVYLTSAGNYSVGGAPGTASEGYDIAGWSTGAYRPTSCPDAVVDALRAKGRTGSLDCMDFAQDAAPDATDTLRISTSDPQNGVLYWAEPVGAVRGSFVPVLTSPDGTVIVGATEQGTPAAALILPALPLGDYDLSIVRDAQVPITPAITLRWSLKEGLLDAEYHASVGDDVVGATITGHQADESVISVAAASVASPTVAEPYSSAGPAVHLFESTPSGVSVPLAEPMVFPGPDITGVARMRTNFFSTRHPVAGQPGVWEFWGTSAAAPSMAGVVALGKQVAPGVTTAEVKAALAATARPSTAPYAHIDPVRMTGPGVADASAFVALLRGADPTPPAPPVPPTPDVSEPAASAPQLAATGAAPAPLGALAALLAGLGGMLLARARARSGRFRCLCGESRGQWARETPTTQRNRP comes from the coding sequence ATGCGAGTCAGCCGCCCGGCGCTGACGGCCGAGCGGAGGGAGGGCGTCGTGGTCGACGCGACGAGGACGCGGGTGCTCCAGGGCCTGGGCGCGGCGGTCGCTGTCGCGCTCGTCCTGATCGGCGGCCCCCTTCCTGCTCAGGCCGAGCCGACCGCATCCGACCTCGACGGGTGCCGGGCGATCCCCGCCGACGCGGCGCCCGCGCTGCACGCGGAGCCCTCCGCCCTCGGCGGCATCGACGGCACGGGCGTGACGGTCGGCATCATCTCCGACTCCTTCGACAGCTCCTCCACCACGCACTCGAGGGCGGCGGACGACATCGCCGCGGGGCTCCTCCCCGGGCCGGGGAACCCGTGCGGACACGAGCAGCCCGTCGAGCTCGTCGGCCCCCAGCCCTCGACGGGCAGCGACGAGGGTCGCGCCATGGCGCAGGTCGTGCACAGCGTCGCGCCGGGCGCCCGGCTGATGTTCATCGCGAGTCCCGAGGACCAGGATGCGGCGGCCTTCGCCCAGACCATCCAGCAGTTGGCGGATGCGGGTGCCGACGTCATCGTCGACGACGAGGTGCTCTTCGACGAGCCGGCCTACGAGCAGAGCGTCGTCGGGCGCACCATCGAGACGCTGGCCGCCCAGGGCATCGTGTACCTGACGAGCGCCGGCAACTACTCCGTGGGCGGTGCGCCGGGTACGGCGAGCGAGGGCTACGACATCGCCGGATGGTCGACCGGGGCGTACCGCCCGACGTCGTGCCCGGATGCGGTCGTCGACGCACTCCGTGCGAAGGGCCGGACGGGCTCGCTCGACTGCATGGACTTCGCCCAGGACGCCGCACCGGATGCGACCGACACGCTGCGGATCTCGACCTCGGACCCGCAGAACGGCGTCCTCTACTGGGCCGAGCCGGTGGGCGCCGTGCGGGGCTCGTTCGTGCCCGTGCTCACCTCTCCCGACGGGACCGTGATCGTGGGAGCGACGGAACAGGGGACCCCGGCGGCGGCCCTCATCCTGCCCGCCCTGCCCCTCGGCGACTACGACCTCTCGATCGTGCGCGATGCGCAGGTACCGATCACCCCCGCGATCACCCTCCGCTGGTCGCTCAAGGAGGGGCTCCTCGACGCCGAGTACCACGCCAGCGTCGGAGACGATGTGGTGGGGGCGACGATCACGGGTCACCAGGCCGACGAGTCGGTGATCAGCGTGGCGGCCGCCTCGGTGGCGTCCCCGACGGTGGCGGAGCCCTACTCCTCCGCCGGCCCGGCGGTGCACCTCTTCGAGTCGACGCCGTCCGGCGTCTCGGTGCCGCTCGCGGAGCCCATGGTGTTCCCCGGGCCGGACATCACGGGCGTCGCCCGGATGCGGACCAACTTCTTCTCGACCCGGCATCCGGTCGCCGGCCAGCCGGGGGTCTGGGAGTTCTGGGGCACCTCGGCCGCCGCGCCGTCGATGGCGGGGGTGGTCGCGCTGGGCAAGCAGGTGGCCCCCGGCGTCACCACCGCCGAGGTGAAGGCCGCTCTCGCCGCCACCGCCCGCCCGTCCACGGCCCCCTACGCGCACATCGACCCCGTGCGCATGACGGGTCCGGGCGTCGCGGACGCCTCCGCGTTCGTCGCGCTCCTCCGCGGCGCGGATCCGACCCCGCCCGCCCCACCCGTTCCGCCGACCCCGGACGTGTCGGAGCCCGCGGCATCCGCCCCGCAGCTCGCCGCCACGGGCGCGGCGCCGGCGCCGCTCGGGGCCCTCGCCGCGCTCCTCGCGGGCCTCGGCGGGATGCTGCTCGCCCGCGCCCGCGCCCGATCCGGCCGGTTTCGCTGCCTCTGTGGAGAATCGCGCGGTCAGTGGGCACGCGAGACGCCAACGACACAGCGAAACCGCCCGTGA
- the deoD gene encoding purine-nucleoside phosphorylase, whose protein sequence is MATPHISAEPGDFASDVLMPGDPRRAKLIAETFFDSPRLVTEVRGILGYTGTVEGRPVSVLASGMGIPSLSIYATELARHYGVKRIIRVGTIGALQPWLELGDVIAASSAHTNSALTSGWVPSVTFSHAPSFSLLRKAVEYGEATGKTIHVGPLFTTDQFYNPDTTVVPKLIEYGTLGVDMEAAGLYAVGLKEGFETLMVGTISDKPGQDMTAAERETTFADMVSFGLAAFK, encoded by the coding sequence ATGGCCACCCCGCACATCTCCGCCGAGCCCGGCGACTTCGCTTCCGACGTGCTCATGCCCGGCGACCCGCGCCGCGCGAAGCTCATCGCCGAGACCTTCTTCGACTCGCCCCGGCTCGTCACCGAGGTGCGCGGCATCCTCGGCTACACCGGCACCGTCGAGGGCCGTCCGGTCTCCGTGCTCGCCTCGGGGATGGGCATCCCCTCCCTGTCGATCTACGCCACCGAGCTCGCGCGCCACTACGGGGTGAAGCGCATCATCCGCGTGGGCACGATCGGTGCGCTGCAGCCGTGGCTCGAGCTCGGCGACGTCATCGCCGCCTCCAGCGCGCACACGAACTCCGCCCTCACCTCGGGGTGGGTGCCGAGCGTCACGTTCAGCCACGCGCCGAGCTTCTCGCTGCTGCGGAAGGCCGTGGAGTACGGAGAGGCCACGGGGAAGACCATCCACGTCGGCCCGCTGTTCACCACCGACCAGTTCTACAACCCCGACACCACCGTGGTGCCGAAGCTCATCGAGTACGGCACGCTCGGCGTCGACATGGAGGCGGCCGGTCTCTACGCGGTCGGGCTCAAGGAGGGCTTCGAGACCCTCATGGTCGGCACCATCAGCGACAAGCCGGGCCAGGACATGACCGCGGCCGAGCGCGAGACCACCTTCGCCGACATGGTGTCGTTCGGGCTGGCGGCCTTCAAGTGA
- a CDS encoding ABC transporter ATP-binding protein produces MDGSGFTLTNLTKVYSSKKRDVLALDDVSLAVPQGSFTVLLGPSGCGKSTILRILADLESYSAGEVSIHGETPAAVRKAHRLGLALQDPSLLPWRSVRDNIRLPGQVMRTPIPQDRVDDLIRLVGLEGFADSRPSQLSGGMRQRVAIARAIATEPEILLLDEPFGALDEITRQRMNEELQKLWSASSATALLVTHSISEAAFLADRVVVMSPRPGRIVGEITIDFPRPRRRELLSTGEFHAVCDQLSAMLHSGTEDDDPDDLVSDGELAGAGASAGPSAGASGSAA; encoded by the coding sequence GTGGACGGATCCGGCTTCACCCTCACCAACCTGACCAAGGTGTACTCGTCGAAGAAGCGCGACGTGCTCGCCCTCGACGACGTCTCGCTCGCCGTCCCGCAGGGCTCGTTCACCGTGCTGCTCGGCCCCTCCGGATGCGGCAAGTCCACGATCCTCCGCATCCTCGCCGACCTCGAGTCGTACTCGGCCGGCGAGGTCTCCATCCACGGCGAGACCCCGGCCGCGGTGCGCAAGGCGCACCGGCTCGGCCTCGCCCTGCAGGACCCGTCGCTGCTGCCGTGGCGCAGCGTCCGCGACAACATCCGCCTCCCCGGCCAGGTGATGAGGACGCCGATCCCCCAGGATCGGGTCGACGACCTCATCCGCCTGGTCGGGCTCGAGGGCTTCGCCGACTCGCGCCCGTCCCAGCTCTCGGGCGGCATGCGCCAGCGAGTGGCGATCGCCCGCGCCATCGCCACCGAGCCCGAGATCCTCCTGCTGGACGAGCCGTTCGGCGCCCTCGACGAGATCACCCGCCAGCGCATGAACGAGGAGCTGCAGAAGCTCTGGTCCGCGTCGAGCGCGACGGCCCTCCTCGTGACCCACTCCATCTCGGAGGCCGCGTTCCTCGCCGACCGCGTCGTCGTCATGTCGCCGCGCCCCGGCCGCATCGTCGGCGAGATCACGATCGACTTCCCGCGCCCGCGCAGGCGCGAGCTGCTCTCGACGGGCGAGTTCCACGCGGTCTGCGATCAGCTGTCCGCCATGCTCCACTCCGGCACCGAGGACGACGACCCGGACGACCTCGTGTCGGACGGCGAGCTCGCGGGCGCGGGCGCCTCCGCCGGACCCTCCGCGGGCGCGTCCGGATCGGCGGCCTGA
- a CDS encoding phosphatase domain-containing protein, translating into MGEPAVILDVDGTLADVAGIRHYVRDDPRRRNFDVFHAAASFVHPVADVVAVAQALDRAGLSIVVLTSRKERWRYRTRVWLDKWGVPYVALGMRADADDRRDDDVKRDLHARMRDLGYDPVLAIDDNPTVVSLWRSLGIPTVRVPGWDPGD; encoded by the coding sequence GTGGGTGAGCCGGCGGTGATCCTCGACGTCGATGGCACGCTGGCGGACGTGGCGGGCATCCGCCACTACGTGCGCGACGATCCGCGCCGGAGGAACTTCGACGTGTTCCACGCCGCGGCCTCGTTCGTCCACCCGGTGGCCGACGTGGTCGCCGTCGCCCAGGCGCTCGACCGGGCGGGCCTCTCGATCGTCGTCCTCACCTCCCGCAAGGAGCGGTGGCGGTACCGCACCCGTGTCTGGCTCGACAAGTGGGGTGTGCCGTACGTCGCCCTCGGCATGCGAGCGGATGCGGACGACCGGCGCGACGACGACGTCAAACGCGACCTCCACGCCCGGATGCGCGACCTCGGCTACGACCCGGTACTGGCGATCGACGACAACCCCACGGTGGTCTCGCTCTGGCGCTCGCTCGGCATCCCCACCGTGCGCGTCCCGGGCTGGGATCCCGGCGACTGA
- a CDS encoding nucleoside deaminase: MTELAAQEVAHLERAVALAQAARDRGDHPFGAVVVAANGAVVEAMNSVVTDHDPTGHAETNAVRASGRRLSDAQLRTATLYTSTEPCAMCAAAIFWAGIPRMVFALSGAALIDLLPAGSDAPSLDLPARELYARASHPVEVVGPVPLPAAVTVHADFWA; the protein is encoded by the coding sequence ATGACCGAGCTCGCTGCGCAGGAGGTCGCTCACCTCGAGCGGGCGGTCGCGCTCGCCCAGGCCGCGCGCGACCGGGGTGACCACCCGTTCGGCGCGGTCGTCGTGGCCGCGAACGGCGCGGTCGTCGAGGCGATGAACTCCGTCGTCACCGACCACGACCCCACCGGCCACGCCGAGACCAACGCGGTCCGCGCCTCCGGCCGTCGTCTCTCCGACGCTCAGCTCCGCACCGCCACGCTCTACACGAGCACCGAGCCCTGCGCGATGTGCGCGGCCGCGATCTTCTGGGCGGGCATCCCGCGGATGGTGTTCGCGCTCTCCGGTGCGGCGCTCATCGACCTCCTGCCCGCCGGGTCGGACGCCCCGTCGCTCGACCTCCCGGCCCGCGAGCTCTACGCGCGAGCGTCGCATCCCGTCGAGGTCGTCGGTCCCGTCCCCCTCCCTGCCGCCGTCACTGTCCACGCGGACTTCTGGGCCTAG
- a CDS encoding ABC transporter permease produces MSTASVTGSSQGARTSAGPADGRSGAPGDRDAIRAAAVATERSRSRRAARRGAINGWVTTLVVSLALLVLWEVAADLWLTRLGVIASPSAIVQSLIADAGLYWSNFTATAWVAIRGWFWGNLLAVLVAIVFVQVPAFESLFLRLALTLFCLPLVAVNPLLQLTFDPDTAKVVLTSLAVFFTTLVGTMLGLRSADGGPLTMVTAWGGGGLPKLRFVRFPSGIPAILTGLQIGAAAAALGAIFGEFIGAKSGLGVLLINGLMGLNLPRVWSVAVLVTLMAAVPYGLFGLLRRWLTPWSASISNAQAATASPRGSAFSRFASAVAWTIGSIVVILLAWWAYLIVFDMSPFVGKSPVDVFQYLFVSEEAAANRAVLVEALGVTLVHAGTGYIAGLVVGIAMAVAFVTVPVVERVLTPLAVALRSVPIIVLIPVLILALGRGLGGVVAFTAIVTFFPTLANVQGGLKRVPSDAFTLMRSYDSSIWSNLWRVQLPYTLPAIFASARIAAPTAVLAATLAEWLATGDGLGHTIVTSRSHSDYTQLWAAAALLTAVSLVFYSLVSWAERVVLRRFAPSQVG; encoded by the coding sequence GTGAGCACCGCTTCCGTGACGGGGTCGTCGCAGGGCGCCCGCACCTCCGCCGGCCCGGCGGACGGCCGCTCAGGCGCGCCGGGCGACCGCGACGCGATCCGTGCCGCCGCCGTCGCCACCGAGCGCTCCCGATCGCGCCGCGCCGCGCGCCGTGGTGCGATCAACGGCTGGGTCACGACCCTCGTCGTCTCCCTCGCGCTGCTCGTGCTCTGGGAGGTCGCCGCCGACCTGTGGCTCACCCGCCTGGGCGTCATCGCGTCGCCGAGCGCCATCGTCCAGAGCCTCATCGCGGATGCGGGCCTGTACTGGAGCAACTTCACCGCCACGGCCTGGGTCGCGATCCGGGGCTGGTTCTGGGGGAACCTCCTCGCCGTCCTCGTCGCGATCGTCTTCGTGCAGGTGCCCGCCTTCGAGTCGCTCTTCCTGCGTCTCGCGCTCACCCTGTTCTGCCTGCCGCTCGTGGCCGTCAACCCGCTGCTCCAGCTGACCTTCGACCCCGACACCGCGAAGGTCGTGCTCACCTCGCTCGCCGTCTTCTTCACCACGCTCGTCGGCACGATGCTCGGGCTGCGGTCGGCGGATGGCGGACCGCTCACCATGGTCACCGCGTGGGGCGGCGGCGGGCTCCCGAAGCTGCGCTTCGTGCGCTTCCCGTCCGGCATCCCCGCCATCCTCACCGGCCTGCAGATCGGTGCCGCCGCCGCTGCGCTCGGCGCGATCTTCGGGGAGTTCATCGGCGCGAAGTCGGGCCTCGGCGTGCTGCTCATCAACGGGCTCATGGGCCTGAACCTCCCGCGCGTCTGGTCGGTGGCGGTGCTCGTGACGCTCATGGCGGCGGTGCCGTACGGACTCTTCGGGCTGCTGCGCCGCTGGCTCACCCCCTGGTCGGCCTCGATCTCGAACGCCCAGGCCGCCACCGCCTCGCCGCGGGGCTCGGCGTTCAGCCGGTTCGCGAGCGCGGTGGCCTGGACGATCGGCTCGATCGTCGTCATCCTCCTCGCCTGGTGGGCGTACCTCATCGTCTTCGACATGTCGCCGTTCGTGGGCAAGTCCCCCGTCGACGTGTTCCAGTACCTGTTCGTGAGCGAGGAGGCCGCGGCGAACCGCGCCGTGCTCGTCGAGGCGCTCGGCGTCACCCTGGTGCACGCCGGCACGGGGTACATCGCGGGACTCGTCGTCGGCATCGCGATGGCGGTGGCGTTCGTCACGGTCCCGGTGGTGGAGCGCGTGCTGACCCCGCTCGCCGTGGCACTGCGATCCGTGCCGATCATCGTGCTCATCCCGGTGCTCATCCTCGCCCTCGGGCGCGGGCTGGGGGGAGTCGTCGCGTTCACCGCGATCGTCACGTTCTTCCCCACCCTCGCCAACGTCCAGGGGGGCCTCAAGCGCGTTCCGTCGGATGCGTTCACCCTCATGCGCTCCTACGACTCGTCGATCTGGAGCAACCTCTGGCGCGTGCAGCTGCCGTACACGCTGCCCGCGATCTTCGCCTCGGCGCGCATCGCGGCCCCCACGGCCGTGCTGGCGGCGACGCTCGCCGAGTGGCTCGCCACCGGCGACGGGCTCGGGCACACGATCGTCACGTCGCGGTCGCACTCCGACTACACGCAGCTCTGGGCGGCGGCCGCGCTCCTCACCGCGGTGTCGCTCGTCTTCTACAGCCTCGTGAGCTGGGCGGAGCGGGTCGTGCTGCGCCGGTTCGCGCCCTCCCAGGTGGGCTGA
- the ald gene encoding alanine dehydrogenase yields the protein MFVGVPKEIKNNENRVSMTPAGVFELARHGHQVMVEHGAGVGSSIPDSEYEAAGARMVDVDTVWSAEMVVKVKEPIEPEYGRMRDGQLLFTYLHLAAAESLVEALLASRTAALAYETVQLADGSLPLLAPMSEVAGRLSVLVGGYHLMGSRGGRGVLLGGVPGVRPAKVVVIGGGQAGANAVQQAVAAGADVTVLDLSIPRLHHLDEIYAGRVKTVVSNAYEIERSVLDADLVIGAVLVPGAAAPKLVSHDLVMRMRPGSVLVDIAIDQGGCFEDSRPTTHDDPTYRVGDVLFYCVANMPGAVSATSTAALTNATMPYVVRLADLGWRGAVDRDPALASAVSTVDGRLTHAPTAAAFPRFELTPLGALL from the coding sequence ATGTTCGTCGGTGTCCCGAAGGAGATCAAGAACAACGAGAACCGCGTCTCGATGACGCCCGCGGGAGTGTTCGAGCTCGCGCGCCACGGCCACCAGGTCATGGTGGAGCACGGCGCCGGCGTCGGGTCGTCCATCCCCGACTCCGAGTACGAGGCGGCGGGCGCGCGGATGGTCGACGTCGACACCGTCTGGTCGGCCGAGATGGTCGTCAAGGTGAAGGAGCCCATCGAGCCCGAGTACGGCCGGATGCGCGATGGGCAGCTGCTGTTCACCTACCTCCATCTCGCGGCGGCCGAGTCGCTGGTCGAGGCGCTGCTCGCCTCCCGCACCGCGGCCCTCGCGTACGAGACCGTGCAGCTCGCGGACGGGTCGCTGCCGCTGCTGGCCCCGATGAGCGAGGTCGCGGGGCGCCTCTCGGTGCTCGTGGGCGGATACCACCTGATGGGCAGCCGCGGCGGGCGCGGGGTGCTGCTCGGCGGGGTGCCGGGCGTGCGTCCGGCGAAGGTCGTCGTGATCGGCGGAGGGCAGGCGGGCGCGAACGCGGTGCAGCAGGCGGTGGCGGCGGGAGCCGACGTGACCGTGCTCGACCTCTCGATCCCGCGACTGCACCACCTCGACGAGATCTACGCCGGGCGGGTGAAGACCGTCGTCTCGAACGCGTACGAGATCGAGCGGAGCGTGCTCGACGCCGACCTCGTGATCGGGGCCGTGCTGGTGCCGGGAGCTGCGGCGCCGAAGCTCGTCTCGCACGACCTCGTGATGCGGATGCGTCCGGGCTCGGTCCTCGTCGACATCGCGATCGACCAGGGCGGCTGCTTCGAGGACTCCCGTCCCACCACCCACGACGACCCCACCTACCGCGTCGGCGACGTGCTCTTCTACTGCGTCGCGAACATGCCGGGCGCGGTCTCCGCCACCTCCACCGCGGCGCTCACCAACGCGACGATGCCGTACGTCGTGCGCCTCGCCGACCTCGGCTGGCGCGGCGCGGTCGACCGCGACCCCGCCCTCGCCTCCGCCGTCTCCACGGTCGACGGCCGCCTCACCCACGCCCCCACCGCCGCCGCCTTCCCCCGCTTCGAGCTCACCCCCCTCGGCGCCCTCCTGTAG
- a CDS encoding ABC transporter substrate-binding protein, which yields MTIRIPRRRAARATVLAAGLAAVLAAVAGCSSSSASDAPSTDGSSLTPLTLQTSWIPLVQFGGSYVADKEGYYNANGVDVDILPGGPDVDSMAAVASGQADIGMGNADTVARANEQGADLVIIAAGFQKNPLAILSSPDKPIKTPKDMEGKKIGVPSGDEAAQSALVDFNGLDASAITSVPVGFDVAPLVSGEVDGLWVFYTEQPIAYEENTGKEGVTMLTADYGLDVYAQVYAVQRSALEDDSKRTAIEGFLKGEIEGWQAYVKDPTEAVDLTVNDYAKDGGLTIEEQTKQAERQMDLLVTPETEEHGLLWISDDGIQKNLTTLKSLGITGADESLFDTSVLQDVYQGKNTIG from the coding sequence ATGACCATCCGCATCCCTCGCCGCAGGGCCGCCCGAGCCACCGTGCTCGCCGCGGGCCTCGCTGCCGTGCTCGCCGCCGTCGCCGGCTGCTCCTCCTCGAGCGCGAGCGACGCCCCGTCGACCGACGGCAGCTCGCTGACCCCGCTCACCCTGCAGACCTCGTGGATCCCGCTGGTCCAGTTCGGCGGCAGCTACGTCGCCGACAAGGAGGGCTACTACAACGCCAACGGCGTCGACGTCGACATCCTCCCCGGCGGACCCGACGTCGACTCGATGGCCGCAGTGGCCTCCGGTCAGGCCGACATCGGCATGGGCAACGCCGACACCGTCGCCCGCGCCAACGAGCAGGGCGCCGACCTCGTCATCATCGCCGCCGGCTTCCAGAAGAACCCGCTCGCGATCCTGTCGAGCCCCGACAAGCCCATCAAGACGCCGAAGGACATGGAGGGCAAGAAGATCGGCGTGCCGTCGGGCGATGAGGCCGCCCAGTCGGCGCTCGTCGACTTCAACGGGCTCGACGCCTCGGCCATCACGAGCGTGCCGGTCGGCTTCGACGTCGCGCCGCTCGTCTCGGGCGAGGTCGACGGCCTCTGGGTGTTCTACACCGAGCAGCCCATCGCCTACGAGGAGAACACCGGCAAGGAGGGCGTGACCATGCTCACCGCCGACTACGGCCTCGACGTCTACGCCCAGGTCTACGCCGTCCAGCGCTCCGCGCTCGAGGACGACAGCAAGCGCACCGCGATCGAGGGCTTCCTCAAGGGCGAGATCGAGGGGTGGCAGGCGTACGTCAAGGACCCGACCGAGGCGGTCGACCTCACGGTCAACGACTACGCGAAGGACGGCGGCCTCACGATCGAGGAGCAGACCAAGCAGGCCGAGCGCCAGATGGACCTCCTCGTCACCCCCGAGACCGAGGAGCACGGCCTGCTCTGGATCTCGGACGACGGCATCCAGAAGAACCTCACCACGCTGAAGTCGCTCGGCATCACCGGAGCGGACGAGTCGCTCTTCGACACCTCGGTGCTGCAGGACGTCTACCAGGGCAAGAACACCATCGGCTGA
- a CDS encoding LacI family DNA-binding transcriptional regulator: MTDSRQRPWTMQQIAAAAGVSVTTVSHTISGKRPVRPDTAERVRRLIEEFGYVPDSGAQRLKTGRSRIIGLAVPDVSHWYFGRIARGVEEAADELDYGVIVASTSNSDPRREKRYFNMLRTRLIDGLVYTASREMTPTEELVKLASKSPVVLADEAIPSLDGLPSVTSDNYVGAQDLGRHLASLGHTRAVILSGYAGLKSQIERVKGIRESFPNALVLYGDFELRSGYDLVSDLLAQDVRFTALFGCNDLMAIGAMQRLREAGIRVPEDVSVVGFDDVDMASVVTPGLTTVRQDMLEIGRRSGRLLIEGLEGRTELTSAGSVSLPVELVIRGSTATAPA, translated from the coding sequence GTGACCGACTCGAGGCAGCGCCCCTGGACGATGCAGCAGATCGCTGCCGCCGCCGGCGTCAGCGTCACGACGGTGTCGCACACCATCTCGGGCAAGCGCCCCGTGCGCCCCGACACCGCCGAGCGGGTGCGCCGACTCATCGAGGAGTTCGGCTACGTGCCCGACTCCGGCGCCCAGCGCCTGAAGACCGGCCGCAGCCGCATCATCGGACTCGCCGTGCCCGACGTGTCGCACTGGTACTTCGGCCGCATCGCCCGTGGTGTCGAGGAGGCCGCCGACGAGCTCGACTACGGCGTCATCGTGGCGAGCACGTCGAACTCCGACCCCCGGCGCGAGAAGCGCTACTTCAACATGCTCCGCACCCGCCTCATCGACGGGCTGGTCTACACCGCCTCCCGCGAGATGACGCCCACCGAGGAGCTCGTGAAGCTGGCGTCGAAGTCGCCCGTCGTGCTCGCCGACGAGGCGATCCCCTCGCTCGACGGGCTCCCGTCGGTGACGAGCGACAACTACGTCGGCGCCCAGGACCTCGGGCGCCACCTGGCGTCGCTCGGGCACACCCGTGCCGTGATCCTCAGCGGATACGCGGGGCTGAAGTCACAGATCGAACGGGTGAAGGGCATCCGCGAGTCGTTCCCCAACGCGCTCGTGCTCTACGGCGACTTCGAGCTGCGCTCGGGCTACGACCTGGTGTCGGACCTGCTCGCCCAGGATGTGCGGTTCACGGCGCTCTTCGGGTGCAACGACCTCATGGCGATCGGTGCGATGCAGCGGTTGCGCGAGGCGGGAATCCGGGTGCCCGAGGACGTGTCGGTGGTCGGCTTCGACGACGTCGACATGGCGTCGGTGGTGACCCCCGGGCTCACCACCGTCCGGCAGGACATGCTCGAGATCGGGCGTCGATCGGGCCGACTGCTGATCGAGGGGCTCGAGGGGCGCACCGAGCTGACGTCGGCCGGGTCGGTCTCGCTTCCGGTCGAGCTCGTCATCCGCGGCAGCACGGCGACCGCTCCGGCGTGA
- a CDS encoding Lrp/AsnC family transcriptional regulator, producing MTQAPPDLDETDERIVWELTRDGRLSNKELAERIGVAPSTCLARVRALRESGVLRSFHASPDWDALGLPIQAIVAVRLKAQARAQIRSYAQRVVTLPNVLNVFFLGGADDFFIHVACASTSQLRDFVATELSMDDSVASTQTNIVFDHLSGMEHMAESGSWRDVRAAIPSVGPSRVR from the coding sequence ATGACCCAGGCACCACCCGACCTCGACGAGACCGACGAGCGCATCGTTTGGGAGCTCACCCGCGACGGCCGGCTCAGCAACAAGGAGCTCGCGGAGCGCATCGGCGTGGCCCCGTCGACCTGTCTCGCCCGGGTGCGCGCCCTGCGCGAGAGCGGCGTGCTCCGGTCGTTCCACGCCTCGCCCGACTGGGATGCGCTGGGCCTGCCCATCCAGGCCATCGTCGCGGTGCGGCTCAAGGCGCAGGCGCGGGCGCAGATCCGCTCGTACGCGCAGCGCGTGGTCACCCTGCCGAACGTGCTCAACGTGTTCTTCCTCGGCGGGGCGGACGACTTCTTCATCCACGTCGCCTGCGCGTCGACGTCGCAGCTGCGCGACTTCGTCGCCACCGAGCTGAGCATGGACGACTCGGTGGCCTCGACGCAGACGAACATCGTGTTCGACCACCTCTCCGGCATGGAGCACATGGCCGAGTCGGGCAGCTGGCGCGACGTGCGCGCCGCCATCCCCTCGGTGGGCCCCTCGCGCGTGCGCTGA